A part of Halobaculum sp. MBLA0143 genomic DNA contains:
- a CDS encoding enoyl-CoA hydratase/isomerase family protein: MPDTDTVSLDTEDDVATLTVSRPERLNALNVEVLEGLQTGIAEAEAADARTVVLRGAGDEAFVAGADIGYMQDLTTPEAQAYAELGHDVARSLETFPAPVVAAVDGYAFGGGCELALACDLRVASEDAVLGQTETDLGIVPGWGGTQRLPRLVGDETARRMIFLGERLDAEAAADADLVGEVVAAEAFDDRIDDLAGELAARPGFAVAAAKEAVNAAHEEPLTAGLATERRLWSGLFGTHDQREGMAAFLENREPEFQ, translated from the coding sequence GTGCCCGACACAGACACGGTCTCACTCGACACAGAAGACGACGTAGCCACGCTCACCGTCTCGCGGCCTGAACGACTGAACGCGCTGAACGTCGAAGTGCTCGAAGGCCTCCAGACGGGAATCGCGGAGGCGGAGGCGGCCGACGCGCGCACAGTCGTTCTGCGCGGTGCCGGCGACGAGGCGTTCGTCGCCGGGGCGGATATCGGCTACATGCAGGACCTCACCACGCCGGAGGCGCAGGCGTACGCGGAGTTGGGTCACGACGTGGCGCGGTCACTGGAGACGTTCCCGGCGCCGGTCGTCGCGGCGGTGGACGGCTACGCCTTCGGCGGCGGCTGTGAGCTCGCGTTGGCGTGTGATCTCCGCGTGGCGAGCGAGGACGCGGTGCTCGGTCAGACGGAGACGGATCTGGGAATCGTCCCGGGCTGGGGCGGGACACAGCGGCTCCCGCGGCTCGTCGGCGACGAGACGGCCAGACGGATGATCTTCCTGGGCGAACGGCTGGACGCCGAGGCGGCCGCCGACGCCGACTTAGTCGGCGAGGTGGTCGCCGCCGAGGCGTTCGACGACCGGATCGACGACCTCGCGGGCGAGCTGGCCGCTCGGCCGGGGTTCGCAGTCGCCGCCGCCAAGGAGGCCGTCAACGCCGCCCACGAGGAGCCGCTGACGGCGGGGCTGGCGACGGAGCGACGGCTCTGGAGCGGACTGTTCGGGACCCACGACCAGCGCGAGGGGATGGCGGCGTTCCTGGAGAACCGCGAGCCGGAGTTCCAGTGA
- a CDS encoding DUF6517 family protein has product MLARRTVLTVGVVAMLLLTGCAATQEEFSFESAPATVADDAVSEAGYESTGGPETLTVNRTVDAGGQQRDVTVTNYVTAYTRSVQIGGQQRTLAGAAVFTTPSISLVGQEFNPIADQSNRQLVQRARNRVQGRIDGNRIRDVSFVENRSATVLGRETTVGVFSGTTTVQGVEVVLRIHVTRVKHDGDFVLVAGAYPQTLAADERPRLETVFGAVEHEG; this is encoded by the coding sequence ATGCTCGCTCGACGGACGGTGCTGACAGTCGGCGTAGTGGCGATGTTGTTACTGACCGGCTGTGCAGCGACACAGGAGGAGTTCAGCTTCGAGTCGGCGCCGGCGACGGTGGCGGACGACGCAGTGTCGGAGGCAGGCTACGAGTCCACGGGCGGACCGGAGACGCTGACGGTCAACCGGACGGTCGACGCCGGCGGCCAACAACGCGACGTGACGGTGACCAACTACGTCACGGCGTACACTCGGAGCGTCCAGATCGGCGGCCAGCAGCGCACGCTGGCGGGTGCAGCCGTGTTCACGACGCCGTCCATCTCCCTCGTCGGCCAGGAGTTCAACCCCATCGCGGACCAGTCCAACCGACAGCTCGTCCAACGGGCCCGCAACCGCGTCCAAGGCCGGATCGACGGCAACCGCATTCGTGACGTGTCGTTCGTGGAGAACCGCTCGGCGACCGTCCTCGGGAGAGAGACCACCGTCGGCGTGTTCTCCGGCACGACCACCGTCCAGGGGGTCGAGGTGGTGTTGCGGATCCACGTCACCCGGGTGAAACACGACGGCGACTTCGTGCTCGTGGCCGGCGCCTACCCGCAGACGCTGGCGGCCGACGAACGCCCGCGGTTGGAGACCGTGTTCGGCGCCGTCGAACACGAGGGGTAG
- a CDS encoding TrkA family potassium uptake protein, translated as MTGKLNVVVAGAGRVGFETVQRLRGYGHDLTVVESDGDRCDAIADEYVATVIRGDASDPDVLEQAGVGDADAVAALTGDSGVNLAVCVIAREMNPEVRTVARIDSPSQERYGEFVDAVVFPELSGGRAAANEVLAGGVETLADVTGELDIMEIEVAEGAPAAGRTLSAVRFPAGTLVISGEDGGQIARPETTLTPGRRYIVAAESEVADEVVHLLRG; from the coding sequence ATGACTGGAAAACTGAACGTCGTCGTCGCCGGCGCCGGACGGGTCGGATTCGAGACCGTCCAACGGCTCCGCGGCTACGGCCACGACCTGACCGTCGTCGAATCGGACGGCGACCGTTGTGACGCGATCGCCGACGAGTACGTCGCCACCGTGATCCGGGGTGACGCCAGCGACCCAGACGTGTTGGAACAGGCCGGGGTCGGCGACGCCGACGCCGTCGCCGCCCTCACGGGCGACAGCGGCGTCAACCTCGCCGTCTGCGTGATCGCCCGCGAGATGAACCCGGAGGTTCGGACGGTCGCACGCATCGACAGCCCGAGTCAGGAGCGGTACGGGGAGTTCGTCGACGCCGTCGTGTTCCCGGAGCTGTCCGGCGGCCGCGCGGCCGCGAACGAGGTGTTGGCGGGCGGCGTCGAGACGCTCGCCGACGTGACCGGTGAACTCGACATCATGGAGATCGAGGTGGCAGAGGGCGCCCCCGCGGCCGGCCGGACGCTGTCTGCCGTTCGATTCCCCGCCGGCACGCTCGTCATCTCCGGCGAGGACGGCGGCCAGATCGCCCGCCCGGAGACGACACTCACTCCCGGACGCCGGTACATCGTCGCCGCCGAGTCGGAGGTGGCCGACGAGGTCGTCCACCTCCTGCGCGGGTGA
- a CDS encoding MFS transporter encodes MGVLDTDRRVFALAFARMADSLGNSFLIVVLPAYVGSIVGDAGAAVAGVSLSTTLLVGIALSVFGLLNSGLQPLTGRLSDRFGTRTGFILSGLLLLGIGSAGYPFTDSYPALVALRALQGVGAALTIPATVALVNELGDPDTRGGNFGVYNTFRLIGFGFGPLAAGAIQQFYGFDAAFAVAVVGAAVGFLLVWALVDDPEETGAAAGDDVSLAVRGESTLLDPVFTLGVATVVMAMGISLFATLEAPINERLDQGAFLFGTQFGVAVLANVVFQIPIGEASDRYGRRPFLLAGLVILVPSTLVQGFVTTSATMIVARAVQGLAVALVFPVSLALAGDIAGEGQSGSTLSVLTTGFGLGTAIGPLVSGVLGGVDYVAPFAFVAGLGVLALLLVTTQVYDPETDDTPGPGGEPTPRE; translated from the coding sequence ATGGGCGTTCTCGACACCGACCGCCGGGTGTTCGCACTCGCGTTCGCTCGGATGGCAGACTCGCTGGGCAACTCGTTCCTCATCGTCGTGCTGCCGGCGTACGTCGGGAGCATCGTCGGTGACGCCGGCGCGGCCGTCGCCGGCGTCTCGCTGTCGACGACGTTGCTCGTCGGGATCGCGCTGTCGGTGTTCGGCCTCCTCAACAGCGGCCTCCAGCCGCTCACCGGGCGGCTCTCCGACCGCTTCGGCACGCGAACGGGGTTCATCCTCTCGGGACTCCTGTTGCTCGGGATCGGGTCGGCGGGCTACCCCTTCACGGACAGCTACCCCGCGCTCGTCGCGCTCCGGGCGCTCCAGGGGGTCGGCGCCGCGCTGACGATCCCCGCGACGGTGGCGCTCGTCAACGAACTGGGCGACCCGGACACCCGGGGCGGCAACTTCGGCGTGTACAACACGTTCCGGCTGATCGGCTTCGGGTTCGGGCCGTTGGCGGCCGGCGCGATCCAGCAGTTCTACGGCTTCGACGCCGCCTTCGCCGTCGCCGTCGTGGGCGCCGCCGTCGGCTTCCTGCTCGTGTGGGCGCTCGTCGACGACCCGGAGGAGACCGGCGCCGCGGCCGGGGACGACGTGTCGCTGGCCGTGCGCGGGGAGTCGACGCTGTTGGACCCCGTGTTCACGCTCGGTGTCGCCACGGTCGTCATGGCGATGGGGATCTCGTTGTTCGCCACGCTTGAGGCGCCGATCAACGAGCGGCTGGACCAGGGCGCGTTCCTGTTCGGCACCCAGTTCGGCGTCGCCGTCCTGGCGAACGTGGTGTTCCAGATCCCCATCGGGGAGGCCTCCGACCGCTACGGCCGGCGGCCGTTCCTGCTCGCGGGGCTCGTGATCCTGGTGCCGTCCACGCTCGTCCAAGGGTTCGTGACCACGTCGGCGACGATGATCGTCGCCCGCGCAGTCCAGGGACTGGCGGTCGCGCTCGTGTTCCCGGTGTCGCTGGCGCTCGCGGGCGACATCGCGGGCGAGGGGCAGTCCGGCTCCACGCTGTCGGTGCTGACGACCGGGTTCGGGCTCGGCACCGCCATCGGCCCGCTCGTCTCCGGCGTGTTGGGAGGGGTCGACTACGTCGCCCCGTTCGCGTTCGTCGCCGGACTCGGTGTGCTCGCGTTGTTGCTCGTCACCACACAGGTGTACGACCCCGAGACGGACGACACTCCCGGCCCCGGCGGCGAGCCGACCCCACGCGAGTAG
- a CDS encoding transcription factor S, with protein MKFCDDCGSMMKANDDVWVCGSCGAEEERNAAEETGMSVTDGQDETEVVDVSDVDDTQVAPTTEVHCPKCGNDRASYEMKQIRAADESETRFFTCTECEHKWREDDH; from the coding sequence ATGAAGTTCTGCGACGACTGCGGCTCGATGATGAAGGCGAACGACGATGTCTGGGTGTGTGGCTCGTGTGGCGCCGAGGAGGAACGCAACGCCGCCGAGGAGACCGGGATGTCGGTCACCGACGGGCAAGACGAGACAGAGGTCGTCGACGTGAGCGACGTGGACGACACCCAGGTCGCACCGACGACGGAGGTTCACTGTCCGAAGTGTGGCAACGACCGTGCCAGCTACGAGATGAAGCAGATCCGCGCCGCAGACGAGTCCGAGACACGCTTCTTCACCTGTACGGAGTGCGAGCACAAGTGGCGCGAGGACGACCACTGA
- a CDS encoding sodium:calcium antiporter, with amino-acid sequence MVLGGLLPQVPAVFVAVCVVTTLSIWVGSGLLEQAAEELSRYYGLPDVIQGSVVVAVGSSSPELASVVFAAAAGSFGMGVGAVVGSAVFNVLVIPGLAGLVTAAPVDADRTLVYKEAQFYMLAVSGLIVTFALAVIYFPVAGGPSLTGEVTRPLAAIPLLLYGLYVFIQWQDVNDHEPDADGERVPVGRAWGRLAAGLAVILIAVEQLVGAVEGLVGVFGIPEFLAGVTILAAATSLPDALVSVRAARDGRGVTSLGNVLGSNTFDLLVAIPLGVLIVGDVPVDFAVAAPMMGVLTVATILLFTMLRTGLSLTTGESYALLGAYLLFVGWVVGETVGAIDLIVGA; translated from the coding sequence ATGGTTCTGGGTGGACTCCTCCCGCAGGTTCCCGCGGTGTTCGTCGCCGTCTGTGTCGTCACGACGCTGTCGATCTGGGTCGGGAGCGGACTGTTGGAGCAGGCGGCAGAGGAGCTGTCGCGCTACTACGGCCTGCCGGACGTGATCCAGGGCTCCGTCGTGGTGGCGGTTGGCTCTAGCTCCCCGGAGCTGGCGAGCGTGGTGTTCGCAGCCGCCGCCGGCTCCTTCGGGATGGGGGTCGGCGCCGTCGTCGGCTCTGCGGTGTTCAACGTGCTCGTGATCCCCGGGCTGGCCGGGCTCGTGACCGCCGCTCCGGTGGACGCCGACCGCACGCTCGTCTACAAGGAAGCACAGTTCTACATGCTCGCCGTCTCCGGGCTGATCGTCACGTTCGCGCTCGCGGTGATCTACTTCCCCGTCGCGGGCGGGCCGTCGCTGACCGGCGAGGTGACTCGTCCGTTGGCAGCCATCCCGTTGCTCCTGTACGGACTGTACGTGTTCATCCAGTGGCAGGACGTGAACGACCACGAGCCCGACGCGGACGGCGAGCGAGTCCCGGTCGGGCGGGCCTGGGGCCGACTCGCCGCCGGGCTCGCGGTCATCCTGATCGCGGTCGAACAGCTCGTCGGGGCCGTGGAGGGGCTCGTCGGCGTGTTCGGTATCCCGGAGTTTCTCGCGGGCGTGACGATCCTCGCGGCGGCCACGAGCCTGCCGGACGCGCTCGTGTCCGTCCGTGCGGCCCGCGACGGCAGGGGGGTGACGAGTCTGGGGAACGTCCTCGGGTCGAACACGTTCGACCTGCTCGTCGCCATCCCGCTGGGCGTGTTGATCGTCGGCGACGTCCCCGTCGACTTCGCCGTCGCCGCTCCGATGATGGGTGTGTTGACCGTGGCGACGATCCTCCTGTTCACGATGCTGCGGACTGGCCTCTCACTCACGACCGGCGAGTCGTACGCGCTCTTGGGCGCGTACCTCCTGTTCGTCGGCTGGGTGGTCGGCGAGACCGTCGGCGCGATCGACCTGATCGTCGGAGCCTGA
- the dph2 gene encoding diphthamide biosynthesis enzyme Dph2 codes for MSERTASEDRSEGDLRNTGLSLKHDREWDYELERIVEELEERDADTVGLQFPEGLKRRGPAVADDLRQLTDDATFLLSGQPCYGACDLDTYLMRRTDLFVHFGHSPMKESDKILYVPLFSNVDPFGIMEESLEELTDPDDDPDVGLVTTAQHMNLFDDMFDWLAERGYEVHTRRGDDRLTHEGQVLGCNYASAQVDADQILYVGGGKFHPLGLAMEHPDKTVVIADPVNNVVEVADTEKFMKQRYASVHKAMDADKWGVIFCTKIGQGRWEQAQEIVEANDDAYLITMDEVTPDRLRNFDMDAFVNTGCPRITTDDGPQFHKPMLTPGEYEIAVGNKPLDELEFDTFHGTW; via the coding sequence ATGAGTGAACGGACTGCGAGCGAGGACCGTAGTGAGGGTGATCTCCGCAACACCGGACTGTCGCTGAAACACGACCGCGAGTGGGACTACGAGCTCGAACGGATCGTCGAGGAACTGGAAGAACGCGACGCAGACACCGTCGGACTCCAGTTCCCGGAGGGACTGAAGCGACGCGGCCCGGCCGTCGCCGACGACCTCCGTCAGCTCACCGACGACGCGACGTTCCTGTTGTCCGGGCAGCCGTGTTACGGCGCGTGTGACTTGGACACCTACCTGATGCGTCGGACGGACCTGTTCGTCCACTTCGGCCACTCCCCGATGAAGGAGTCCGACAAGATCCTCTACGTCCCGTTGTTCTCCAACGTCGACCCGTTCGGGATCATGGAGGAGTCGCTCGAGGAGCTGACCGACCCGGACGACGATCCGGACGTGGGGCTCGTCACCACCGCCCAGCACATGAACCTGTTCGACGACATGTTCGACTGGCTGGCCGAGCGGGGCTACGAGGTCCACACCCGCCGCGGCGACGACCGACTCACCCACGAGGGCCAGGTGCTGGGGTGTAACTACGCCTCCGCCCAGGTGGACGCCGACCAGATCCTCTACGTCGGCGGCGGGAAGTTCCACCCCCTCGGCCTGGCGATGGAGCACCCGGACAAGACGGTCGTCATCGCAGACCCCGTCAACAACGTCGTCGAGGTGGCCGACACGGAGAAGTTCATGAAGCAACGCTACGCCTCCGTCCACAAGGCGATGGACGCCGACAAGTGGGGCGTCATCTTCTGTACCAAGATCGGGCAGGGCCGCTGGGAGCAGGCCCAGGAGATCGTCGAAGCCAACGACGACGCCTACCTCATCACGATGGACGAGGTGACGCCCGACCGCCTCCGCAACTTCGACATGGACGCGTTCGTCAACACCGGCTGCCCCCGGATCACCACCGACGACGGCCCGCAGTTCCACAAGCCGATGCTCACGCCCGGCGAGTACGAGATCGCCGTCGGCAACAAGCCGTTGGACGAGTTGGAGTTCGACACGTTCCACGGGACGTGGTGA
- a CDS encoding ABC transporter ATP-binding protein, with the protein MREHISRTGSTEDRDVGGDYAVKTDGLTKRFGDTTAVGRINIRIPKGEVYGFLGPNGAGKTTTMRMLTGLTRPTDGSAEVAGVSVADRSELAPRIGYAPDTPPLYEQLTGWEQIRLAADVYGVDDDETDTEQYLARFDMLEDAHSRISGYSKGMRQKINVIQAVIHSPEVLFLDEPTGGLDPRAANKMEELLSELSEAGTTIFLSTHILEVAERAADRVGLLHEGELLTQESPEELVADVGESEDSGLNEVFLKLTQERRGDTE; encoded by the coding sequence GTGAGAGAACATATCAGCCGAACTGGGTCAACCGAGGATAGAGACGTCGGCGGCGACTACGCAGTGAAGACTGACGGACTCACCAAGCGGTTCGGCGACACGACAGCCGTGGGTCGGATCAATATTCGTATCCCGAAGGGTGAAGTGTACGGGTTCTTGGGCCCGAATGGTGCCGGGAAAACGACGACGATGCGGATGTTGACAGGACTCACACGACCGACCGACGGATCTGCGGAAGTGGCAGGTGTCTCCGTCGCTGATCGGTCTGAGCTCGCTCCTAGAATCGGGTACGCGCCGGATACGCCGCCGCTGTACGAACAGTTGACCGGCTGGGAGCAGATTCGGCTCGCAGCGGACGTGTACGGAGTCGACGACGACGAGACGGACACCGAACAGTATCTCGCGCGCTTCGACATGCTGGAGGACGCACATTCCAGAATATCCGGGTACTCGAAGGGAATGCGTCAGAAGATCAACGTCATCCAGGCGGTAATTCACTCTCCCGAAGTCTTGTTCCTCGACGAGCCGACCGGTGGACTCGACCCACGGGCCGCGAACAAGATGGAAGAACTCCTCTCAGAACTGTCCGAAGCAGGGACCACGATTTTCCTGTCGACGCACATCTTAGAGGTGGCTGAACGGGCTGCCGACAGGGTCGGGCTCCTGCACGAGGGAGAGCTGCTGACTCAGGAGTCGCCGGAGGAGCTGGTGGCCGACGTGGGCGAGTCGGAGGACAGCGGTCTGAACGAGGTCTTCCTGAAGCTCACCCAAGAGCGTCGGGGTGACACAGAGTGA
- a CDS encoding aldo/keto reductase yields the protein MGYGAMRLCAEGIVGAPDDEDHARTVARRALDHGVDFVDTADSYGPGVSERLLREADVPDDAVVATKAGLLRNTETEWLAHGDPDYLKNQALVSRDRLGVDSIDVLQLHRPDPDTPFEDSVTALAELVDEGVVDHVGLSNVTVEQLDRAREVVDVVCVQNRYNVGYRDEQPVLDACEAADVGFLPWYPIAAGDLDDVGDDLDAVADAHDATRYQIALAWLLATSPVTLPIPGTSDLDHLADNVAAAGIELTDEEVRRLDEAV from the coding sequence ATGGGCTACGGCGCGATGCGGCTGTGTGCCGAGGGGATCGTCGGCGCGCCGGACGACGAGGACCACGCCCGGACGGTCGCGCGGCGGGCGCTGGACCACGGCGTCGACTTCGTCGACACCGCAGACTCCTACGGCCCCGGGGTGTCCGAGCGCCTCCTCCGGGAGGCGGACGTGCCGGACGACGCCGTCGTCGCCACGAAGGCCGGCCTGCTGCGCAACACGGAGACGGAGTGGCTCGCACACGGCGACCCGGACTACCTGAAGAACCAGGCGCTGGTGTCTCGAGACCGGCTGGGCGTCGACAGCATCGACGTGCTCCAGCTCCACCGTCCGGACCCGGACACGCCGTTCGAGGACAGCGTGACCGCGCTCGCCGAACTCGTCGACGAGGGGGTCGTCGACCACGTCGGGCTGTCGAACGTCACCGTCGAACAGCTCGACCGCGCCCGCGAGGTCGTCGACGTGGTGTGTGTCCAGAACCGCTACAACGTCGGCTACCGGGACGAACAGCCCGTACTGGACGCCTGTGAGGCCGCCGACGTGGGGTTCCTGCCGTGGTACCCGATCGCCGCCGGCGACCTGGACGACGTGGGCGACGACTTGGACGCGGTCGCCGACGCACACGACGCCACCCGCTACCAGATCGCACTGGCGTGGCTGCTGGCTACCTCGCCGGTGACGCTGCCGATTCCGGGCACGTCCGACCTGGACCACCTCGCGGACAACGTCGCCGCCGCTGGAATCGAGTTGACCGACGAGGAGGTTCGGCGGCTGGACGAGGCGGTCTAG
- a CDS encoding SpoVR family protein has translation MIDRRTRARREAAQLEEPVELASELARRLGLQPYPVNYWVVDYDEMNELIAYDGFQTRYPHWRWGMKYDRQQKQDQLGMGKAFEIVNNDNPCHAFLQETNSPADQKAVITHVEAHADFFRNNNWFGRFAGDDENPEAAAMLERHAETIESYADDPEIDREEVERFVDAVLTLEDTIDQHRALAADREDGPDEEELPDMTDRLDRLDISEEVRAQVFDQEWLDSQGEEGLANPRPDVLGFLLEHGKDYDDEEEKAVDRPDWKDDVLELLRRESYYFAPQKMTKTMNEGWASYWESLMMSDEGFAGTDEFLTYADHMARVLGSPGLNPYKLGIEIWQYVENRANRKEVIDKLLRVEGVTWRTFHEVIDFDEVESLLEPDPIVADIGAETLSELDPEDPRVDADGLAAAREGEIDVDQYPWYVLAYEGLCERHFSLTKPQNRGFLRRVGRSELEQAARYMFDDERYESVAAALSDVDYAAGWDRMREIRESHNDVTFLDAFLTDEFVAEGNYFTYEYSQATGDYRVASTEAADVKRKLLLQFTNFGKPTVAVYDGNFDNRGELLLGHQYNGVPLDESQARATLERTFQLWGRPVNLATIRTEYGEHELEVARRRGREPEGEEVGVRIRYDGMGFEEHDLSPELTNRLSADDVDYDTKPDDWLA, from the coding sequence ATGATCGACAGACGCACCCGCGCCCGCCGTGAGGCGGCGCAGTTGGAGGAGCCGGTGGAACTGGCGAGCGAGCTCGCGCGTCGACTGGGGCTGCAGCCGTACCCGGTCAACTACTGGGTCGTCGACTACGACGAGATGAACGAGCTGATCGCCTACGACGGGTTCCAGACCCGGTACCCACACTGGCGGTGGGGGATGAAGTACGACCGCCAGCAGAAACAAGACCAGCTAGGGATGGGGAAGGCGTTCGAGATCGTCAACAACGACAACCCGTGTCACGCCTTCCTCCAGGAGACCAACAGCCCGGCCGACCAGAAGGCGGTGATCACCCACGTCGAGGCGCACGCGGACTTCTTCCGGAACAACAACTGGTTCGGGCGGTTCGCGGGCGACGACGAGAACCCGGAGGCGGCGGCGATGCTGGAGCGCCACGCCGAGACCATCGAGTCGTACGCCGACGACCCGGAGATCGACCGCGAGGAAGTCGAGCGGTTCGTCGACGCCGTCCTGACGCTGGAAGACACCATCGACCAACACCGCGCGCTGGCGGCCGACCGCGAGGACGGCCCCGACGAGGAAGAACTGCCGGACATGACCGACCGACTGGATCGGTTGGACATCTCCGAGGAGGTGCGTGCCCAGGTGTTCGACCAGGAGTGGCTCGACTCGCAGGGCGAGGAGGGGCTCGCGAACCCCCGGCCAGACGTGCTCGGATTCCTGTTGGAACACGGGAAAGACTACGACGACGAAGAGGAGAAGGCAGTCGACCGCCCGGACTGGAAGGACGACGTGTTGGAGCTGTTGCGGCGCGAGTCGTACTACTTCGCACCCCAAAAAATGACAAAAACAATGAACGAGGGGTGGGCAAGTTACTGGGAGTCGCTGATGATGAGCGACGAGGGGTTCGCGGGGACAGACGAGTTCCTGACGTACGCGGACCACATGGCGCGAGTCCTGGGCTCGCCCGGGCTGAACCCGTACAAGCTCGGCATCGAGATCTGGCAGTACGTCGAGAACCGGGCCAACCGGAAGGAGGTGATCGACAAGCTGTTGCGCGTCGAGGGGGTGACCTGGCGGACGTTCCACGAGGTGATCGACTTCGACGAGGTGGAGTCGCTGTTGGAGCCGGACCCGATCGTCGCCGACATCGGAGCGGAGACCCTGTCGGAACTCGACCCGGAGGACCCGCGGGTGGACGCCGACGGGCTCGCGGCCGCCCGCGAGGGTGAGATCGATGTCGACCAGTACCCGTGGTACGTCCTGGCGTACGAGGGGCTGTGTGAGCGGCACTTCTCGCTGACGAAGCCCCAGAACCGGGGGTTCCTCCGGCGGGTCGGTCGCTCGGAGCTAGAACAGGCAGCCCGGTACATGTTCGACGACGAGCGGTACGAGAGCGTCGCGGCGGCGCTCTCGGACGTGGACTACGCGGCCGGCTGGGACCGGATGCGGGAGATTCGCGAGAGCCACAACGACGTGACGTTCCTGGACGCCTTCCTCACAGACGAGTTCGTCGCCGAGGGCAACTACTTCACCTACGAGTACTCCCAGGCGACGGGCGACTACCGGGTCGCCAGCACGGAGGCGGCGGACGTGAAGAGGAAGCTGTTGCTCCAGTTCACCAACTTCGGCAAGCCGACGGTGGCGGTGTACGACGGCAACTTCGACAACCGTGGGGAGCTCCTCTTGGGCCACCAGTACAACGGCGTCCCGTTGGACGAGAGCCAGGCGCGCGCGACGCTGGAGCGGACGTTCCAGCTGTGGGGCCGCCCGGTGAACCTGGCGACGATCCGGACGGAGTACGGCGAGCACGAACTGGAGGTCGCTCGCCGTCGCGGCCGAGAGCCGGAAGGCGAGGAGGTGGGAGTCAGGATCCGTTACGACGGGATGGGGTTCGAGGAACACGACCTCTCGCCGGAGCTGACGAACCGACTGTCGGCCGACGACGTGGACTACGACACGAAGCCGGACGACTGGCTCGCCTGA
- a CDS encoding YeaH/YhbH family protein, producing the protein MGLRDDLERFREIGDERRPDLTEFIREGDLSGSGRDSVRVPVKIVDLPEFAYDQREQGGVGRGGDGQPQPGQPVDVPGDPGDDEEAEEGDPGEDEGDHGYYEMDPEEFAQELDEELGLDLEPKGKRVVEETEGDYTELTRAGPNSTLDFEQLFKRGLERKLATDFDEEYVREACKVAGAGPRDVFEHCRDEDVLVSLSWIQEAAGAVPETEQDQYESFAAFEAEVERTPINERIRRDGLKQVPFRREDERYRHPEVVEEKQKNVVVVNIRDVSGSMRKRKRELVERVFTPLDWYLQGKYDNAEFRYVAHDAEAWEVERAEFFGIRSGGGTRISSAYETAAEILEEYPFSEWNRYVFAAGDSENSSNDTTENVIPLMEEIDANLHAYVETQPGGNTINATHAEEVERALGETGNVAVARVGDNADVTDAIYEILSTEEEGT; encoded by the coding sequence ATGGGCCTGAGAGACGATCTAGAGCGGTTCCGCGAGATCGGCGACGAGCGGCGGCCGGACCTCACGGAGTTCATCCGCGAGGGTGACCTGTCCGGCTCCGGCCGGGACTCCGTTCGGGTGCCGGTGAAGATCGTCGACCTCCCGGAGTTCGCCTACGACCAGCGCGAACAGGGCGGTGTCGGCCGCGGCGGCGACGGCCAGCCGCAGCCGGGCCAGCCGGTCGACGTGCCGGGTGACCCGGGCGACGACGAGGAGGCCGAGGAGGGCGACCCCGGCGAGGACGAAGGGGACCACGGCTACTACGAGATGGACCCCGAGGAGTTCGCCCAGGAGTTAGACGAGGAGTTGGGCCTGGACCTGGAGCCGAAGGGCAAACGCGTCGTCGAGGAGACGGAAGGCGACTACACGGAGCTGACACGGGCCGGCCCCAACTCCACGCTGGACTTCGAGCAGTTGTTCAAGCGGGGGTTAGAGCGGAAGCTGGCCACTGACTTCGACGAAGAGTACGTCAGGGAGGCGTGCAAGGTCGCGGGCGCGGGACCGCGCGACGTGTTCGAGCACTGTCGCGACGAGGACGTGCTCGTGTCGCTGTCGTGGATCCAGGAGGCCGCCGGCGCAGTGCCCGAGACCGAGCAGGACCAGTACGAGTCGTTCGCCGCGTTCGAGGCGGAGGTAGAGCGGACGCCGATCAACGAGCGGATCCGGCGTGACGGGCTGAAACAGGTGCCGTTCCGCCGCGAGGACGAGCGCTACCGCCACCCGGAGGTCGTCGAGGAGAAGCAGAAGAACGTCGTCGTCGTCAACATCCGCGACGTCTCCGGCTCGATGCGGAAGCGAAAGCGAGAGCTGGTCGAGCGGGTGTTCACCCCGTTGGACTGGTACCTGCAGGGGAAGTACGACAACGCGGAGTTCCGGTACGTCGCCCACGACGCGGAGGCGTGGGAGGTGGAACGCGCGGAGTTCTTCGGGATTCGCTCCGGAGGCGGCACCCGGATCTCCTCGGCGTACGAGACGGCCGCGGAGATCTTAGAGGAGTACCCGTTCTCGGAGTGGAACCGGTACGTGTTCGCGGCCGGCGACTCGGAGAACTCCTCGAACGACACGACAGAGAACGTGATCCCGTTGATGGAGGAGATCGACGCCAACCTCCACGCCTACGTGGAGACACAGCCGGGCGGGAACACGATCAACGCGACACACGCAGAGGAGGTAGAGCGCGCCCTAGGTGAGACGGGCAACGTGGCCGTCGCCCGCGTCGGCGACAACGCCGACGTGACGGACGCGATTTACGAGATTCTCAGTACGGAAGAGGAAGGAACATGA